Proteins from a genomic interval of Procambarus clarkii isolate CNS0578487 chromosome 45, FALCON_Pclarkii_2.0, whole genome shotgun sequence:
- the LOC123769737 gene encoding uncharacterized protein isoform X1, whose amino-acid sequence MGCVAVLESFLLLLLCCLSLRSTPSEASTYLRGGDDLATSPLGPMNFTHAGALLNELRWNEVASRAMREGLFEKQFMVQLDNTMRHPLCPQLYTKVGQYCLSIFFVSSLNWVEARNICQTIGGDLLTLSDDPAFFPVLLTHLSQQQVTVDLWIGGRYESTGWNWIDNSSMILGSPFWAIRHVEQCIPRRVTIPGPDPNTTVTTEANNGQCYHHVQSPNTPPVGDCAALTYPHYHYITDQDCFSKRSPLCIYQGQQNPEDT is encoded by the exons ATGggctgtgttgctgtgctggagagtttcctgctgttgctgctgtgttgccTCTCGCTGC GGTCAACACCGAGCGAGGCCTCCACATACCTCAGAGGTGGCGACGACCTCGCCACCAGTCCGCTAGGCCCAATGAACTTCACACATGCGGGTGCTCTACTTAATGAGTTGCGCTGGAATGAGGTGGCCTCGCGCGCCATGAGGGAGGGACTGTTTGAGAAACAGTTCATGGTGCAGCTGGATAATACGATGCGACACCCGCTCTGCCCCCAGCTCTACACCAAGGTCGGCCAGTACTGCCTCTCCATCTTCTTCGTCAGCAGC CTGAACTGGGTGGAAGCCAGAAACATCTGTCAGACCATCGGTGGTGACCTGTTGACCCTCTCTGATGACCCCGCTTTCTTCCCCGTCCTCCTCACCCATCTTAGTCAACAGC AGGTAACGGTAGACCTGTGGATCGGAGGACGCTACGAGTCTACAGGCTGGAATTGGATTGATAACTCTTCAATGATTCTTGGTTCTCCCTTCTGGGCAATCAG GCATGTAGAGCAGTGCATTCCCCGCAGggtcaccataccaggcccagaCCCTAATACAACAGTCACCACAGAGGCCAACAATGGACAGTGCTACCACCATGTGCAGTCTCCAAACACTCCTCCTGTAGGCGACTGTGCAGCCCTCACCTACCCGCACTACCACTACATTACTGATCAGGACTGCTTCTCTAAGAGGAGTCCCCTGTGCATCTATCAAGGCCAACAAAATCCTGAAGACACTTAA
- the LOC123769737 gene encoding secretory phospholipase A2 receptor isoform X2, with amino-acid sequence MNFTHAGALLNELRWNEVASRAMREGLFEKQFMVQLDNTMRHPLCPQLYTKVGQYCLSIFFVSSLNWVEARNICQTIGGDLLTLSDDPAFFPVLLTHLSQQQVTVDLWIGGRYESTGWNWIDNSSMILGSPFWAIRHVEQCIPRRVTIPGPDPNTTVTTEANNGQCYHHVQSPNTPPVGDCAALTYPHYHYITDQDCFSKRSPLCIYQGQQNPEDT; translated from the exons ATGAACTTCACACATGCGGGTGCTCTACTTAATGAGTTGCGCTGGAATGAGGTGGCCTCGCGCGCCATGAGGGAGGGACTGTTTGAGAAACAGTTCATGGTGCAGCTGGATAATACGATGCGACACCCGCTCTGCCCCCAGCTCTACACCAAGGTCGGCCAGTACTGCCTCTCCATCTTCTTCGTCAGCAGC CTGAACTGGGTGGAAGCCAGAAACATCTGTCAGACCATCGGTGGTGACCTGTTGACCCTCTCTGATGACCCCGCTTTCTTCCCCGTCCTCCTCACCCATCTTAGTCAACAGC AGGTAACGGTAGACCTGTGGATCGGAGGACGCTACGAGTCTACAGGCTGGAATTGGATTGATAACTCTTCAATGATTCTTGGTTCTCCCTTCTGGGCAATCAG GCATGTAGAGCAGTGCATTCCCCGCAGggtcaccataccaggcccagaCCCTAATACAACAGTCACCACAGAGGCCAACAATGGACAGTGCTACCACCATGTGCAGTCTCCAAACACTCCTCCTGTAGGCGACTGTGCAGCCCTCACCTACCCGCACTACCACTACATTACTGATCAGGACTGCTTCTCTAAGAGGAGTCCCCTGTGCATCTATCAAGGCCAACAAAATCCTGAAGACACTTAA